The genome window AAGGATGGGGGACCTGGTGATTGCGAATTGTGGcttcactgaagtctatggaagtTTTACCgtcgacttcagtggagccaagatttcatcccCAGTCTTTGAGCTTCTGCTTCTCTCAAGACGCATTAACGTACATTGgcaggggggcgggaagtagaTTGCAACACTTTATTGATAGGCTTCACCAGCCACTTTTTAAACTAGAAGTTACTAGAACAGGGTTTTCTTCACTTTGCTCCTGTTTGTTATTGCCACCCGTGTTCACTGTCAGGGTGGCTTGATGCCATTCAGGATGTCCTGGTATTTTGTGGGGAAAGAGCACAAGATGATGAGGTTTTAAGGAAAGAATCTGACTTTAAGCCTTTCGTGCTGATGTAGAGGCTGGAAGTGGAGAGATGTAAACAGGCATATCCTAGCCAGGACAGCAGAGATTTGGAAGGGAAATTGTGAAGCGTTTAAAGGACTGTGATTTTCAACAAGTATTATTTCTATTAGGATTGTTAAAAGTACAAGTATGTTGTGATAGTGACTCATGTACTTGCTCAGTTACTGTTGCTGTGATGTTACCTGCGCTTTAAAATGGCATAAGCAAGAATGCtctggcaaaaacaaaaatagcTCAAGAAAGCAGTTTCTCGGTATATCTACACAGGCCAAAAAACCAAGTGAAACCCACAGAGAGTCTGTCTGTGCTATGACAACCTCTGTGTCAAGGAACCTGGTTACAATGTGATTGTCTCCAGTACAGCAATGAAACATTGTTCATCTCCCAGCACAGAAAGAATTTAGATGTGCTTGGATTGTGTGACTCAACCCAGATATGTCCAAGATAAAATCAGTTCAATCCCTTTTACACTGCAAGAATTAACTGTTAGGAGACACGTTGCAGCTCAGTCTCTCAAGATGTTTTATGTAGTGTAAATGGGAAGACTCAGTCTTCCTTAGCGACCTTATCCAAAgtgtactgaagtcaatggaagacatCAGAACAAACTCTAGGTCTCTAAGAGACAAGGCATTGCACAGTTAAATACTGGATTTCCAAGCATACGGTGTAGGGCTTCAGCATCCCCTTACCAAATGATATACAAAAGGTTAAAAGGGAGTATCATACACATCTTGCATTGAAACGGATACTgataagaagaaaaagaaaaaattccaAGCATGCAAGAACAGGGGTATGGGGAGAGAAACCTTTTTCTGTGCACTTGTAACCTTGGCAGCATGACAGGAAAGATGTGCTTCAAATAGCAAGCAAAAATCACACAGTAACTTTAAAATGGGGCGGCAGTTTTTGAAAAAATTGCTTTGGCTGTAAGCGAACGTGTGTCTCTTGGCTTACTGTTGGctaataatattttaaacatttccaACTTGTCTTTGAATGTATATCTCACCTGAAGTGAAAAGAGGAAGGTGAAGTACAATTTTTAATATCTGTTGCTGTTTTTTGTGTGGAAACCATTTTATGTTCACCTGGATTAGCAGAGCAActgtaaaagaaagaaaacaattaaTGAAAAAGAGTAAGATTGTGCAGAAAACAGAAAATAGGTGAAATACTCACAAACTAAAGGATCCACAATTGTCTCACATCAGCAGCTTTTCAGTGTCTTCTACGTGTAGGTAAGAAACACATACAGTTGTCTGAAACTAACCAACCTAGTAAACTCAAACTTGTTGAAAATCTCACTTGAATTTTAGCATATGCCAAGTATCATTGGATCCTTTTTGGACTACTGGAAGATGGTttttagaaatatgaaatatgggCAGACATTTAAAATTTTTCTATTTTCATGCAACCATATTATTCAGTGTGTTTGACGTGCCAGCTAAACCTGACTCCCCtttccttccattaaaaaaaaaaaaaaaaaaaaaaaaaaaaaaaaacccacaaccaccTCATTGTGGACTGACTTTAAAAAGAATTTCAACAGTTGCTAGGAAGGTAATGAGCAAAAATCACATGATTCTGCTTTCATATATCATAACTTTGAAGAATATTCTTTCTGAGGAAAAGCTTAGCGGTTAAAAAGAGCTAAAATTGGATTCCTCTGAGACACTGCAGGAGGTCGAAGGGGTGAGGTGTCTTAATAGTTCAGAAGGCTGCTTTGAAAATGAGCTTAGGGAAGAGCATTTAAGCATTTGTAATAACTGCTTAAAAGTAATAGATGAACATTGGACGGTGCTGACAAGTTTGAACCAAGTGCCCCAAAAGTTCAGACTGTGGTATTTCTGACTGTGATATAAGGGTGTATCTAATTTCCTCCAAACTATACTgaaccttctccccatcccctacCCCCAACTCTATATACAGACTTAAGTTACTGCTAAAATCTTTTTAATTTCCACTGGCAAGTAATTAACATTACCTTGGTATTTGCAGTATTCTCTATACTAAGTATGGAAAATACAATGGTACTGTTAATTAGGCAACAGGCCAAATTGTAAAGATCTTAGCAGTAACCATCATATACCTgccaacttttgaaaatctcaacaaCCCGAGATtgacatgggtgaaatcctggcaagACCTTGGCTTCAAACCAGCCACCTCTGCTTAGTGTGACAAAGGAGCAGCTCTAACTGTCCAGGAGATGGAACTGATACATAGAGGCAAAGCTGAGCCAAATATATTCATAAGAGCCAATTGAACACATGCATGTACTCCCATAAGGGTAAGCTTGTTAAAGAGTACTGCAGTTGTGTTCTGAATAGTCTCACAGCAGGAGTACCGAAAATAGGGCACTATTTGCATCTGTTAATTCCGGACAATGATTGCCATTGGCCAGGAAGATAAGTAAGTGGGTCTTACTGGAGGTAAATTCATGTGAAAGTGACTGGTGGTGAATGGGGTGGAATAATCCTACAAAATGGCACAAACAAATTGGGCTCTAGATGAGCATTAATTCCATTTCTATCTTGTTACTCTTATTTGAGTTCTGCCACAACTGGACACACAGCCAGGGCAGTTAAAGTCAGCTAATCATCACAATCTGCGACGTACGTGTCAGTACCTACGAGTACGATTTATGCTGTTGGGTGCCTGCAGGGATTCAAGACTTAAAGGACCCAATTCTGCCTGTTTTACAGAGGTGCAACTCAATGCCAGTACGGGAACGGAAGACACAACTGGGCCAGTGTAACCACACTTAGTCTGAAAACATCCTGTTTTTATAAATTATTTGGACTTCCTTAATGCTGTGTTCACTTCTGTATAAATAATCTACCCCAGTCTATCTGATAGATACAAAAAAGGCTTGGTGGACCTGGTGATTGCGAATCGTGGCCTCACTGAAGTTTTaccatcgacttcagtggagccaggatttcatccccagTCTTTGAGCTTCTGCTTCTCTCAAGACGCATTAATGTGCATTGGCCAGAGACTTCTCCTAAATGTGATTAGTCCAAGTTTAAAAGTTTTCTTTAGAGTCTAGCCTATGGCTGCAGTCCATTTCAAACATTTGATTTGATTACTTTAACACAGCACTTTGGGAGATTCACTTCAGTGATAATGCGCCCACGTAAATGGCTGCTGTGTTATCTGCTGTATTGCAGATAAAAGAGCATATCTACAAACATGAGGGGAGAAAATGATTATTGCTTTACTGAATTCAAAGGCATCCCTCTCCCTTTGTTTTAAACACATCATCCGTAGGGTTTATAAAGGCAGGAAGaatttaaatttgaaaatgtgCAAGTTCAGCATAGATCTGGGAAGATTAATTCATAATGGGCAAAATCTTGATCTTTAATGTATATgagcaattcccactgaagtcaacgagtATCACATGTACAGCCAGTTTGGCTCATTGTCTCTCTATCAAGACAGAAATCATCTGCTTGTATCTTTTCTACATGGTTCTCTAATTCTACTATGTTATGCCAGTCTGTCCAGAAGAGGGCGCACACAGAAAACAGGCCTTAgattaggggttctcaaactgggggttgggacccctcagggagttgtgaggttattatatggggggtcacaagctatcagcctccaccccaaaccccgctttgcatccagcatttataatggtgttaaatatattaaaaagtgttaatttataaggggggtcccactcagaggcttgctctgtgaaaggggtcaccagtgcaaaagtttgagaaccattgccttAGATGGACCAttataagcaaatgaaaagaGGCCTGTCTTGGTTTTTTTTCATTCAAGGAAATCTAGAGACACAAATATAAGAAGCATATAAGCATGACTGCAGTTAGATTTCAGATTTAAGTATTTTATAATGTACTAGATCTGCAGTGTGTGTATACGTGTTGAATTTCCAGAACTAGaatgttttaatgaaaatttGGTTTAATTATTTCTAGAGATGGACAGGAACCCGAACCCTAGATCCAAATACCTCCAGACTTTGAGGAGTTCAAAATGTGAATAAAGTTTTGTGGTTTGAGCCCATCTCTAATTGTTTCTAAGTGATATTTCTCATTTTTTGTTTAGGACCAGCAAAAACTTTGCAGTTGACTTTGCTTACTGCTGACTTATTATCCTGTTAAATTGTCAATTAAGCTTATAGGATAATAGGGGGTGTATGTATGTGCCTATCTATGGCACATGCATACACCCCCTGTTATCCTGTTTAACGGCTTCCAAGCTTATTGATGGATCTTGGTAAGGTGGTGGTGGAACTGGCCGTTATATAGCCTTAGTTTTCATTCAGCTGATGGCAAAACCAAAGTTATGAGCTGCCACAGCAAAATGGCTTGTAAGATCTTATAGTGCTGCTTTTCAGTATGTGTCACCAAGGCACACTTTTCAGTGTAGAGCAGTTCCTGGAAAAATGCTTCAGTCACCTTGGATATGTAgctgagagagattaaaaagcttGCCAGTGCAAAAACGTCTAAGATACTGTTTGCATAGCTATGCAGGGCTTCCTCTACCATCATAGCCAAGAATAGACCAAAAAAGGCTAGGAGCAAGAACTATCCTGGCTTCACCCGATTTGTGATTGGAAATGGGTCTGTTAGATCACCATCAACGCTACCTCTTCCAATCGTGCCTTTATGGAattgccaaacaatgttaatcaTTTTATCTGGACATCCAAACATAGTGAGCAATTTCCAGAGAGTAGTGCAGAGCTAGTGGATATTCCAGCAGAGCAGAAGGTATCTGGATAATGTCTTGGCTTCTCCCAGACCTGCTAAGACCAAGGAAAGAAGATGGGGACAACAGGAGTCACAGCTATGCAAAGCTTCTTTTCAATTTCCCTGTGCTGTGTACACAACCCAGACTTAGTCAGGAATGAATTTTCAGCCTGACTGCAGGCACATTAGAAAAAGAAACATCATTGGAAGGAAGCAGAAAAGTGCATGTTGCTGCACCCACACAATAATCACTTGGCAAATTCAGCCCAGAAAGATGAGGCTAGAATTGCTGCACATTGCTTGCATGTTCTTCTTAAGTGACCCTTCCTTTTCTGTCTATATTCTTCTTACATCAGGTGTTAGCATTTTgagatttaggcctggtctacactatgagtttaatttgaatttagcagcgttaaatcgaattaaccctgcacccgtccacacaacgaagccatttctctcaaaataaagggctcttaaaatcgatttctgtactcctccccaacgagcggagtagcgccgaaatcgatattgtcatttcgaattagggttagtgtggccgcaattcgatggtattggcctccgggaactatcccacagtgcaccattgtgaccgctttggacagcaatctgaactcggatgcactggccaggtagacaggaaaagccccacgaacatttgaatttcatttcctgtttgcccagcacaggagagcacaggtgaccacagagagctcatcagcacaggtaaccatgcaggccgataatcgaaaaagagcaccagcatggaccatatgggaggtactggatctgatcactatatggggagaggattcagtgctagcagaacttcgttcgaaaagacgaaatgccaaaacttttgaaaaaatctccaagggcatgatggagagaggtcaaggagctcagacaagcctatcagaaaacaaaggaggcaaacagtcgctccgggtcagagccgcagacatgccgcttctacgctgagctgcatgcaattctaggggggggccgccaccactatcccacctctgaccgtggattccgaggcaggggtaatctcatcagccacacctgaggattctgtggacggggaagaggaggaggaggatgagcttgcggagagcacacagcactttgttctccccaacagccaggatctttttttcagcctgactgaagtaccctcccaaccctcccaagccagtacccaagaccatgaccccatggaagggacctcaggtgagtttaccttttaaaatataaaacatggtttaaaagcaaacggtttttatgattaatttgccctgaggacttgggatgcattcgcagccagtacagctactggaaaagtctgttaacgtgtctggggatggagcggaaatcctccagggacatctccatgaagctctcctggaggtactccaaaagcctttgcagaaggtttctgggcagtgcagccttattccgtcctccatggtaggacacttgaccacgccatgctagtagcaagtaatctggtatcattgcatgacaaagcctggcagtgtatggtcccggtgttagctggcattcaagcaacatccgttctttatctcgctgtgtaatcctcaggagagtgatatcgctcatggtaacctggttgaaatacgggaatttaattaaggggacaggggtggcccttcctactgggctgtttgcctgtgactgaaaataaatccttccctgtagtaagccaagcgtggggggagaggggagaattggcactgagcttttcacgtgtggctagcagggatcctccctgataccagccacgcggtggggggggagggggggataaagcgatcatcccagagaattggatgggggggggttagtttgttttctgctgctgaaggttaacaggaaaactgcagcactcaacgagctttgcttgttatgtgggaaaggagagcgcagaagccgaaagacagtggcttaccatggccgcatgcaagccgaattctattgcccagacctgcgtctgtgatctctagcagcaaagccacaggcactcaatattaagaggcaaaatgcgaccttgcacagaaattacatgtgctatgtaatgtgaatagtgttggtcaccgtgaaagagtataagcattgttctgtaaaatgtatcttttttaaaaattctctccttttttccctccctctatccagcagctgcaaaaTTTTCAAGCCTCcttcctccgtcccgaaggctatctcagataaggcatcagAAAAAGAGGACGCAAGATGAGATGtttgcggaaatcatggaatccacccgcaatgaaagagctcatctgaatgagtggaaggacacggtttcaaagtataggaaagaagccagtgaacgtgaggacaggagggaccaacgtgaggagaagagagacgctcgagatgaggtggcggcaggaagatcagagtaggcagaatgcaatgctggggctgctacgtgagcaaacagacatgctccagcgtctggtggagcttcaggaatggcagcaggatcacagactgctgctgcagcccctgtataaccaccctcccccctcaccatgttccatagcctcctcacccagacgtgtaagaacgtggcggggggggatagggggaggctccatgcaccctcccattccaccccagtggacagcccaagcaaaaggctgtcattattttaacctttttttagtggccttttccttccctccgatcctcctcccaaaccacacccaggctaccttctcagttctctccctctttttataatcaagtaataaagaatacatgatttttaaacgatagtgactttatttcctttgaaagcaagctgtgatcgaaggaggagggtgggttgcctacagagaatgagtcaataaagggggcgggttttcatcaaggagaaacaaacagaattttcacacggtagcctggccagtcatgaaactggttttcaaaactaCTCTGATGTGctgcgcttcctggtgtgctcttctaattgccctggtgtctggctgcgcgtagtcagcagccaggtgatttgcctcagcctcccaccccgccatagaggtctcccccttactctcacagagattgtggagcacacagcaagcagcaataacaatggggatattggtttggctgaggtctgagcgagtcagtaaagtgcgccagcgaccttttaaatggccaaatgcacgttccaccaccattctgcacttgttcagcctgtagttgaacaggtcctgactactgtccaggctgcctgtgtacggcttcatgagccatggcattaaggggtaggctggctccccaaggataactataggcatttcaacatccccaacagttattttctggtccaggaagtaagtcccttgctgcagtcgtttaaacagagtagtgttcctgaagacgcgagcgtcatgaacccttcctggccagcccacgttgatgttggtgaaacgtcccctgtgatccaccagtgcttgcagcaccattgaaaagtaacccttgcggtttatgtactgggtaccctggtgctccggtgccaagatagggatatgggttccatttatcgccccaccacagttagggaatc of Chrysemys picta bellii isolate R12L10 chromosome 11, ASM1138683v2, whole genome shotgun sequence contains these proteins:
- the LOC135974373 gene encoding uncharacterized protein LOC135974373 encodes the protein MRKGTFMELCDLLSPALKCQNTKMRAALTVEKRVVIALWKLATPDSYQSVGNQFGVGKSTVRAAVMQVAKAITELLLRKVVTLGNVQAIVDGFAAMGFPNCGGAINGTHIPILAPEHQGTQYINRKGYFSMVLQALVDHRGRFTNINVGWPGRVHDARVFRNTTLFKRLQQGTYFLDQKITVGDVEMPIVILGEPAYPLMPWLMKPYTGSLDSSQDLFNYRLNKCRMVVERAFGHLKGRWRTLLTRSDLSQTNIPIVIAACCVLHNLCESKGETSMAGWEAEANHLAADYAQPDTRAIRRAHQEAQHIRVVLKTSFMTGQATV